The proteins below are encoded in one region of Alosa sapidissima isolate fAloSap1 chromosome 24, fAloSap1.pri, whole genome shotgun sequence:
- the snx11 gene encoding sorting nexin-11 — protein MIKSQDQDEFIAVRVQDPRTQNEGSWNSYVDFKIFLHTNSKAFTAKTSCVRRRYSEFVWLRKKLQKNAGLVPVPELPSKSLFFSFTNEDFIEKRRKGLQSFLDKVVHMTVCLSDSQLHLFLQTQLPVSHIQDCVQGLTPYTVTDAILTYASSNQGWTQEEDSDTQEQCPTPVPYESMESPSPHMPSSQCGPPVTLTASKEAGAAAAVSDSVTVDVHDVNVVELTADAQSEKAHEGESHGDRAPVGDAHAEAIVEVHPQGVDLRIVDQEDAIAEGNATEGAQQSNGGFQDAALEAVDQVERLLNQVGLVEETVTDQYQEVTSEAILKVTDQGSSSEEQNEVVEVTSEDTTNVELSQQEESCLNSASDNDNSVLEASVVPQSLSESNHDGGVAETDSLQDNSETSVGKNGPVEEQSEDQSHNQERDVEMTPPWEESGMEADLDESMCVDKAEEEETTGEVLQSVLLQSLDHCEEESNNTNRLMSNGHNSDNSVTSAIEDSTEEAPDCEKMISSNVIESVVSDSTEDRTVNLEETLEGCDLKGQICHDQIELPYTDLSASEGGEEDPHGVAIQ, from the exons ATGATTAAAAGTCAGGACCAAGAT GAATTTATTGCTGTCCGCGTTCAAGACCCTCGCACTCAAAATGAGGGTTCATGGAACTCCTATGTGGACTTCAAGATATTCCTCCAT ACCAACAGCAAGGCCTTCACCGCGAAGACTTCCTGTGTGCGCCGGCGGTACAGCGAGTTTGTGTGGTTGAGAAAAAAGTTGCAGAAGAATGCTGGCTTGGT GCCTGTCCCAGAACTGCCAAGCAAGTCTTTATTTTTTTCGTTCACTAATGAAGATTTTATTGAGAAGAGAAGGAAGGGCCTTCAGAGCTTCTTGGACAA GGTTGTACACATGACTGTCTGCCTGTCAGACAGCCAGCTCCACCTGTTCCTTCAGACCCAGCTGCCAGTTAGCCATATCCAAGACTGTGTTCAGGGCCTCACTCCATACACTGTCACTGATGCCATTCTCACCTACGCATCGTCCAATCAGGGCTGGACCCAGGAAGAGGACAGCGACACACAGGAGCAATGCCCAACTCCTGTTCCTTATGAATCCATGGAGAG CCCCTCTCCCCACATGCCGTCTTCCCAGTGTGGGCCACCTGTTACTCTCACAGCCAGTAAGGaagctggtgctgctgctgctgtgtctgaTTCTGTGACTGTGGATGTTCATGATGTGAACGTGGTGGAACTAACAGCAGACGCTCAGAGCGAGAAGGCCCATGAGGGGGAGAGTCATGGGGACAGAGCTCCTGTGGGTGACGCTCACGCGGAAGCCATAGTGGAGGTTCATCCGCAAGGTGTTGACTTGAGAATTGTTGACCAGGAAGATGCTATCGCAGAAGGGAACGCCACTGAAGGAGCACAGCAGAGTAATGGAGGTTTTCAAGATGCAGCTCTGGAAGCTGTTGACCAAGTGGAGAGACTTTTGAACCAGGTTGGACTTGTTGAGGAGACCGTTACAGATCAATATCAAGAGGTCACCTCGGAAGCTATACTTAAGGTTACTGATCAGGGGAGTTCCTCGGAAGAACAAaatgaggtggtggaggtgaccAGTGAAGACACAACGAATGTAGAACTCTCTCAACAGGAAGAGAGCTGTTTAAATAGTGCTTCTGATAATGACAATTCTGTTTTGGAGGCATCTGTTGTGCCACAGAGCCTTTCCGAGTCAAATCATGACGGAGGTGTTGCTGAAACTGATAGTTTGCAGGATAATAGTGAAACAAGCGTCGGCAAGAATGGACCAGTGGAGGAACAAAGTGAAGATCAAAGCCACAATCAGGAGAGGGATGTAGAAATGACCCCTCCTTGGGAGGAAAGTGGAATGGAGGCCGATCTAgatgagagcatgtgtgtggacAAGGCTGAAGAGGAGGAAACCACTGGCGAGGTTTTGCAGAGTGTCCTTCTCCAAAGTCTGGACCACTGCGAAGAGGAGAGCAACAACACCAATCGTCTCATGTCCAACGGGCACAACAGTGACAACTCAGTGACGAGTGCCATTGAAGATTCCACAGAAGAAGCCCCAGACTGTGAAAAGATGATCAGCTCCAATGTGATCGAGTCCGTGGTGTCAGACAGCACTGAGGACCGCACAGTAAATTTGGAAGAGACCCTTGAGGGCTGTGACCTTAAAGGTCAAATCTGCCACGACCAGATTGAACTACCTTACACAGACCTCAGTGCGTCTGAAGGCGGTGAAGAGGACCCCCATGGAGTTGCCATTCAATAA